The DNA window CAAATATGTTATTGGAGCAATGAAGATCGATGCGATGGCTCGATATATTGACGCAGGCAGCTTACTTATTGTGGGAAATCGGGAGAACACGCATTCTCTCGCTCTTGAACAGGGTGCTGGTGTATTGATTACTGGCGGTTTCGGTACGAGCCGGGAAGTTAAAGCGCTGGCAGATCGATTGTCCTTACCTATTATATCTTCACGCCATGATACATTCACAGTCGCTTCGATGATTAACCGGGCGCTATTTGACCGTCTGATTAAGAAGAAAATTATTTTGGTTGAAGACATCGTTGCTACTAAACCACGTGTGAATATGCTCAAAGTGACGAGCAATATTTCGGATTATGATCAGTTATCGCTGGAAACGGGGCAACAGCATTTCCCTGTTGTCGATGAGTGGAATCGAGTGATAGGGATCATTAGCCGTAAAGACGTGGAGGAGTTAAGTGGGGATCAAAGTATTGAGAAATGCTTGACCCGTCATCCCATTACGGTAGGACTGCAAACCTCACTTGCTTCTGCTGCGCAAATCATGGTGTGGGAAGGGATCGACTTCTTACCTGTTGTCGATCGCAACCGTAAGCTTGTTTCCTCTGTAACACGTAGAGAAGTGCTGCAGGCAATGCGTGATGCAAGGAATCAACCACAGCTCGGTGAAACGTTCGAACATTTGATGTGGAACGGTTTTGCAGAGGAACGGGATGAGCAGGGGAAACTGTTCTTCCACGGGATGGTTACACCACAAATGTCTAGCGATCTGGGTACGATATCTCATGGAGTACTGACCTCGTTGATGACACAGGCAGGTCTCAGAGCTGCAAAAGACATAGGTGGGGGAGATTATGTCGTAGATAATTTGACTAATTTCTTCATACGCCCTGTTCAAATCGAGAACCCGATCGTTATCACTCCGTTTATGCTCGAGATCAGTCGCAGGGCGTGCAAGCTAGAGATTGTTATGACTCACCAGGATCATATTGTCACAAAGGCCGTAATGACACTCCAATCCATCGATCACGCATAGAAGAGTATGTTTTAAATGTAAGAGGCTATCCCGCTTTGCGTCTTGAGAAGTTGCTATGATTACGAATACCGGCAAAAATGTTAAATGCACCAAGTACCATAAACAGAGCACCGATTACGACGCGAAGCGATGAACCCGTGAACAAAAACATTTGAATCAACGCTAGAATAATGAGCATGGCTCCCATGCTAATGTTCATTTTAGCATTGTAGAGTCCACGTAGTGTGCCATCGCTCGATCTCCGGGATCGAAAGCTAAAAACTAGTGAACAGACGCTAGAAATGATCAGCCCGACGTATAATACGTATTGAATGCCCTGGATCATGAAATAAGATGCTCCTTTTCAATTTTAATTAATTCTATTTTAATATATCATGAATAATCAGCTTCGGACATAAGGGCGCATATCAACCCAAACTTGTAGAACTCCATCACTTACTAGCATCGTCTTGACTTGAATACTATATTCTTTGTCGCGGACGTTGTATATTTTCTTATTCAACAGCGTACGAGCCATTTTGGCATCTGAATCAATCTCAAATATGCTTCTGCCACGAAGCACCTCAAGCTCTCCATGCAGTTGCTGAACTACTTCCTTAATAGCGAGTGAATCAAGTGGGGGGTCCTGCTCTTCTACCGTCACCTTGATTTCCTTGATCACAGTAGATCTTTTACTGTACTTCTTCAATGTTTTGTTGTCTTCTTCTGCTTGATACAATTGAATTTGTAGATCCTTGTTTTGGATCCAAAGCGTATTGAAGCTAGTTTGATAGACTACATTGTAAGCGACACTTCCTACAACCATCCCTAACACGAAAATGGCTGTAAACTGCATGAACTTCCTGAACCCTTTTAGTGTTGGTCGGTTGATCCCGTTCATCCCCGACTTCCTCCGCACATCCATCTCACCAGCTCCGAGCCCATATGAGCACCTAAAAAGGCGAACAGCAGATATAAAATCTGTTTGATTGCCGGAGATAAATTACCATCAAAGAAATTACTCTCAATGACCCGCATGGGGTCTATCGTTCCTCCAACTGCAGCTGCCAGAGCCCATATTTTGATGCGATCAGCAACATCCAGCATGCTCTGAGTAGGTGGTTGCAGGGATACAACTGCTCCGATGCCGCCAACCAAGGCTCCTCCAAGCACGATACCGAAGGCGATGAAAAAGTCCATAACTGCTTTGGTTAGAAACGTACTCATGTTTGCTAACTCCCCTTTTTAGGATTGTCATAACCGGTCTAAGATTTCGCTTGTCCGGTCCTATTACCTATTCTATGGGCGTATTAAAGCTATGTATGATAAAATATTTTTGAGTAGTTTAAAGTGAGTTCAAAAAGCTCTGCTGAATTCAAGATTCGATGTCGAATCCGCTTCTTGATATGCTTCGTGATCAATAATGGATTTTTGAACAACCTCTAAAAGAGTTTATTTTATTGAAGGGAAGGGGACACATGGACAGCTTCGTTCATCTTCACGTGCATAGTGAGTACAGCCTGCTGGACGGTGCCGCCCGGCTTGAAGATCTCGTACAAAAAGCAGCTGGCTTAGGTATGAAGGCGCTAGCGTTGACTGATCACGGCGTCATGTACGGTGCAGTTCCTTTTTATAAATTATGTATAGCAAACGGCATTAAGCCGATTATTGGATGTGAAATGTATTTTACGTCTGGTTCTCGTAAGGAACGAGGCAGTCGTAAAGATCAGCCGATCCATCATTTGATTCTTCTTGCCAAAGACGAAGTCGGATACCGGAATCTCATGCGACTTTGCTCCATTGGACATTTAGAAGGTTTCCATTACAAACCTAGAATTGATTGGGATGTGCTAGAGCGACATAGTGAAGGATTAATTTGTCTGAGTGCCTGTCTTGGTGGAGAAGTGCCGCAGCATTTACTTCATGGTCGATATGAGGAAGCAAAGAAAGCGGCTGGACGCTACCAAAAGGTTTTCGGTGATGATTTCTATTTGGAGTTGCAAGATCATAGCATTCCGGAGCAAAAAAGAGTGAATCCCGGGCTCATCGATCTAGCTCGTGAGTTAGGTATTTCCCTAGTTGCCACAAATGACGTTCATTATCTTGGCAGAGAAGACGCAGAGGTACAGGATGTGCTGATTTGTATCGGGACGGGGAAAACGGTAGACGATGAGGAACGTTTCAAAATGACAACGAATCAGTTGTATTTGAAAACAGGAGCAGAAATAGCTGCTTTATTTCCGCATGTACCCGAAGCGATTACGAATAGTGCACTCATTGCGGATAAATGTAATTTAGAGCTAGAATTCGGTCGTCACATTCTCCCTGCGTATTCACCAATTCCTGCGGAAATGACCGCTGAAACTTATTTGGCTTCACTCTGTGAGAAGGGACTATACAATCGATATGGTCATTTGGATTCATGGACAGACCCTGAAGAGCAAAGCCGACTGAAGCAGCGGTTGCATTATGAATTAGAAGTTATCCGTAATATGGGATTCTCTGATTATTTCCTGATCGTCTGGGATTTCATTGCTTATGCTCACCGAAATGGGATTACTACAGGACCAGGGCGGGGTTCATCAGCGGGCAGCATCGTCGCTTATGTTCTGAACATTACAGATGTTGATCCGATGAAGTACGCGCTATTGTTCGAACGATTCTTGAATCCTGAGCGGATTACGATGCCCGATATCGATATTGATTTTAACGACGAGCGAAGGGATGAGGTTATCTCTTATGTAGCCGATAAATATGGGGCAGAGCATGTGGCTCAAATCATTACATTTGGTACAATGGCGGCTCGCGCTGCAGTTCGAGATGTAGGCCGGGCGCTTAATGTTCCGTTTGGCGAAGTGGATAAGGTAGCGAAACTAATCCCAGGTAATCTGGGGATGACGATTGAGCGTGCATTGAAGGAAAGTCCTGATTTGAAGGCATTATATGATGGGCAGACTCGAATTACAGCATTGCTTGATATGGCGATGAAAGTAGAAGGCATGCCACGACACGCCTCCACGCATGCCGCAGGTGTTGTCATTTCCCGTGATCCGTTAACAGATGCTGTACCTTTGCAAGCTGGAAGTGAAGGGGCGGCACTTACTCAGTATTCGATGGAGAATCTCGAATCGATAGGTCTGCTGAAGATGGATTTTCTTGGTCTTCGAACCCTCTCGATTATTGAACGCTGTATGGCTTGGATTAGTGAAGAACAAGGCGTGACACCTGACTTTCAGCTAACCCTTGATAACGACGAGCTTACCTACGATATGTTAGGACGCGGGGAGACCACTGGAGTGTTCCAATTGGAGTCGGCGGGGTGTAGGCGTGTATTGCGTGATTTGAAGCCATCGAAATTCGAGGATATTATATCCGTTGTAGCACTGTATCGTCCTGGTCCAATGGAGTTTATTCCGAAATTCATTGCCGGTAAACATGGCGAAGTTACTGTGGAGTACCCACATCCGGATTTGCAACCGATTCTCAAAGATACGTATGGAATTATCGTGTATCAAGAGCAAATTATGCAGATTGCTTCTAGAATGGCAGGTTTCTCACTTGGAGAAGCGGATTTACTTAGACGAGCTGTTTCGAAGAAGAAGCGGGAAGTGCTGGACGAACAACGCAGTCATTTTGTAGCTGGTAGTAAGCTTCAGGGCTATACCGAGGACGAAGCAAACGTTGTGTACGATATGATTGTTAAATTTGCTAATTATGGATTTCCACGTGCTCATGCTGCAGCTTACGGTGTACTTGCGTTCCAGACTGCATATTTAAAGGCACATTTCCCTGTACATTTTATGGCCTCAATGTTAACAGCTGTCATGGGCAGCCATCGTAAGGTTGCAGAATATATTCTCGAATGCCGTCGAATGGGAATTAAGGTCATGCCACCCGATGTTAATGAAAGTGGCGTGTTATTTACACCTCAAGTACAGCTCACTGAAGCACCTGCAGCGGCAATAGATGCAGTACAGAAGTCCCTTGTGACTGATGTTGATTCAACAGGGATTACAAACGGTGTTATTCGCTTTGGTCTAGCTGCAATCAAAAATGTCGGAACACAAGCGATGGATAGTATTCTACGCGAACGTAAAGAGCGACCTTTTGACAGTTTGCTCGATTTCTGTCGTCGTGTCGATTTGCGCACGTGTAATAAGCGGGTTATTGAATCGCTCATTCAAGCTGGGGCGTTTGATTCTTTGCCGGGACACCGAGCTCAGCTGTTAGCCATGCTTGATGAAACTGTTGATGCAGCTATGAAATGGCGCAAGGAACGGGATGATTTACAAATTCAATTGTTTGATTTTGTGGAAACCCCCAACTGGGAAATTCAGTATCCCAATATCCCTGTATTTTCTATTTCACAGCAATTGGATCTGGAGCGAGAGCTCCTCGGCTTATACTTGTCTGGTCATCCGCTAGATGATTATGATGATTTGCTTGAGAAGGAAGGAATTGACCGATTGATGGAACTCACAGAAGCTCCAGATGAGAGTCGGAAAATTGTTGCTGGGATGGTCGTTTCAATAAAGACGATCATGACGAAGCAAGGTAAAGCGATGGCGTTTATGGAGTTGGAAGACCAAGTCGAACGCTGCGAGGTAGTCCTATTTCCAGAGGTATGGCGCCGTTGCTCAGGATTAATTATCAAAGGAGCGTTACTCGCTCTCAGGGCTACGGTCCAGCAGCAGGACGAAGGTTTTAAGTTGCTGGCAGACGATGTGGCACTGTTAGATGCACAGAACCTTGAGGCCTTACAGCGCGCGGCAGCGGCACGTGGCTCATCTAGAGGCAGGGAGTCTGCGAAACCTAAGAAGGTTGGTAGCTCAGCCTCAACAGATAATAACGCCGTTACACCGGTCTCTGCGGCTCCAGGGGGGCACTCCCCTTCCAAGACTATAGATAGTGATAGGGGAGACGCTGAGGACATGGTGAGGAACGCTGAGCGACCTGCTAAGGAAGGGCATGTCCGTAAATCGCAGCCGCAAGCACAACGTGTCTTTATCAAGATAGCGACCGTTAAGGAGAACGCTATTCTTTTAGAACAGCTGAAGGAGTTGCTGGAACTGCACCACGGTCCAGTGGAAACCGTACTTTTTTACGAAAGCACTGGGAAGCTGCTCGCATTGAACGAACGCTATAGCATCAAGCCCTCCCCCGACTTATTCCACCAAATGGAGGAAATGTTGGGACCGGACACTGTGAAGGTAAAGTAAGGAACATAAATCCTAGTCCGTTCTTCGATAGAAATATCGAGGTACGGGCTTTTTTAACGAACATTTTACCCTGCTCGCGCATACACTTAGAATCACGTTAGGACAAATACTGAAGTCAAAAAAGTCCTCAAAGAGCACAGACAGAATTCTGATCTTGATGGTATGCGGGAGGGATAATGATGTCATTTGAAATTGCGGAGGCACAGTTACTTCGCCGAGGTGTCAAGTTAGAGGATATTGCAGACATTGTATATTCACTACAAATTGTTTACAACTCAGAGCTAACGATGGAGCAATGTCTGGACAGCGTCAAGGCTGTACTACAAAAACGTGAGGTACAGTACACATTATTTACGGGGATTGCTTTGGACGAATTAGCAGAGAAGAAGCTGTTACCAGAGCCACTCCAGGCCATCATGGAGGCTGACGAACCGCTCTACGGCGTAGATGAAACTATGGCACTCGGGATTACGAGTGTATTTGGAATGATAGGATTGACCAGTTTTGGTTATTTGGACAAGGTGAAGCCTGAAATTATTGGTAAATTAAATGAAAAAGGAGCGCAGATTCATGTGTTCCTGGACGATTTGGTTGCAGGTCTTGCTGCTGCGTCTTCCGCTCGGATTGCTCATAAGAGTCCAAAGGCTAATCACTATCAATCGCCAAAGCTCCCTTAAACCAAACTCTTGTGATCGAAATAAGGCCGGGAATCCCGGCCTTTGCTATTTGTTGCGGGAAATTTGAAAATTATGTTATCATTATTCTATTAAACGGGCTCAGAAGTATATGGTTAGGGGGCTTAAGAAGGCATGTGGACCGTTATTTATATTGCGCCTACCGCGAAAATTACGGATATGATCAAAATGAAACTCTCGGAAGAAGGCTTTCTTGTCCAAACGCGTCCCGTCAATTTATCAAAACAGCAGTTTGAAATCTTAGTTCCTTCAGGAGAACTAGAGGAAGTTCAAGAAGTGTTAAATTCGATCCTTCATCCTTGAGGGTAAGAATAGGGCAAATCATCGAACAATAGATCCTTATCTGCAGATGTGGCCAATAAATTTACGGCTGAAGAGGTGTAGTTGTGTTTAAAGATTTGTTTCAGAAGAAAAGAAAATATGCGACCATTCCTTCTGAACGTTTGGGTAGCGATGACAGTTCGCAGTCGCTAGATCGACCTAAGCGTGAAGTTCCAGAAGGTTTGATGAATAAATGCAGCAGCTGTGGAAGCATTCAATATAGCAAAGAGCTTGAGAAAAATTTGAAAGTCTGCCCTTCCTGCGGCTATCATATGCGTCTGAACGCTATGGACCGAATTCGATTTACTATCGATGAAGGTACTTTTATCGAATATGACGAAGATATGGTCTCCGTTGATCCGCTAACATTTCCGGGATATGCTAACAAACTGGAACAACAGACCTTGAAATCGGGTCTACGTGAAGCGGTAATTACTGGACAAGGAAGTATTGGCGGGTTTCAAGCCGTTGTAGCTATAATGAGCTTTGATTTCTTCACAGGTAGTATGGGGTCCGTTGTTGGTGAGAAAATAACGCGGGCGATTGAAGCTGCCATAGAGAAATCTCTTCCTTTAATCATTTTCTCTACTTCAGGTGGAGCACGAATGCAGGAGAGTATTCTCAGCCTAATGCAAATGGCAAAGACAAGTGCGGCACTGGCACGATTGAATGAAGCTGGTGGATTATATATTTCGGTCATTACGGACCCAACAACAGGGGGCGTATCGGCCAGCTTTGCTATGCTTGGAGACATCATTATTGCTGAGCCGGGAGCTGTATTCGGTTTTGCGGGTAGAATAGTAATTGAACAAACCATCCGACAGAAGCTTCCTGACGACTTCCAAACAGCAGAATTCAATTTGGAGCATGGCCAGCTTGATCTGGTCGTTCATCGTAAAGAGATGAAAGCAATGTTAACTAAATTGCTTGATCTGCACGGTGGGAAGGGAGGGGTGTAAGTGGCAGGAGAATTACCTTTTGAAAGCCCATTAGTTAAACTGCGCGAGAAGATTCAAGAACTTGAACAGTTCGGAAGCGAAAAGGGCATAGATTTTGGCGAAGAAATTGCACGGTTGGAGGAACGTTATCTTCAACTTGAAGATGAGATATATAGCAACATTTCACCTTCACAAAAAATGCACTTGGCCAGACAACATCAACGGCCTACTTCGCTCGATTTGATCAATTTAATTTTTGGTGATTTCATTGAATTACACGGTGACCGTGTATTTGGTGATGACAAGGCCATTGTCGGTGGATTGGCTAAGTTAGATGATATGCCCGTTACCGTGATTGGACAGCAGCGTGGTAAGGACACGAAGGATAATATTGCGCGTTTCTTTGGAAGCGCACATCCAGAGGGCTTCCGAAAAGCGCTGCGCCTCATGCAGCAGGCTGATAAGTTTGGACGTCCGATTATTACCTTTATTGACACGAAAGGAGCTTATCCAGGGATTACGGCCGAAGAGAGAGGCCAATCCGAGGCAATTGCCCGTAACCTGAGGGATATGGCAATGCTAAGAGTTCCTGTTATTTGTGTGGTCATTGGCGAAGGTGGAAGTGGCGGTGCTCTTGCACTTGCTGTGGGAAACCGCGTACTGATGCTAGAAAATGCCATTTACTCAGCAATTTCACCAAATGGTGCGGCTTCCATTCTATGGAAGGATGCTTCTAAGGCAGATCAGGCAGCCGAGGCGATGAAGATCACCGCTCAGGATCTTCTGGAAATGGAAGTTATTGAGGGGATTATTCCAGAACCACGTGGTGGAGCTCATAAAGATTATGAGACCACTGCTTCTGAAATTAAAAATTCACTTGTGCAGCATTTAGCGGATTTGGTCAATATGAATCCGGACGAGCTTGTTGAAGATCGATATCGTAAGTTCCGCAAGATTGGACAATTTGCTGAATCGGGTAAGGTTGTCGGCCATAAAAAGGAAGATAACGAAGAACTAACCATTATTGATTCTCCATTAGTGGGTAAAGAATAAGAAGAATAATAAAAGTATGACGAATATCCTATACAAAACGAGTAAACTATAGTAAATTTAGTTGTTGGTAAAGATGATATAGAGAGAACTAATTAAACGGAGGAAACCCAAAATGCGCAAAACAAAAATCGTATGTACAATCGGTCCTTCTAGCGAGTCGTTAGAGAACATCAAGAAACTAATTACGGCCGGAATGAATGTCGCTCGTCTCAACTTCTCACATGGTGATTTTGAGGAGCACGGTGCTCGTATCACTACGATCCGTGAAGCGAGTGCAGAACTGGGGAAATCAATCGCCATACTGTTGGACACGAAAGGTCCTGAAATCCGCACAGGCAAACTTAAAGAAGAGCCGATTGAGCTAGTGCAGGATGAGTTAATCACTCTGACGACCGAGGAAATTCTCGGTGACAAAGATCGCATCTCCATCACATACAGTGATCTTCCTGGAGATGTTGAAGTCGGCTCGACTATTTTGATTGATGACGGATTAATTGGTCTTACTGTTGTTGATATCCAAGGTACGGAGATTAAATGCCGTATTGTCAACGGTGGTACGATCAAGAGTAAAAAGGGCGTTAACGTTCCAGGTGTGAATATCTCCCTTCCGGGTATTACAGAGAAAGATGCTAACGATATCGTATTTGGAATCGAGCAAGGCGTCGATTTTATTGCTGCTTCCTTCGTGCGTAAAGCTAGTGATGTTCTTGAAATCCGTCAATTGTTGGAAAGCCACAATGCATCTCATATCCAAATCATCTCCAAAATTGAAAACCAACAAGGTGTTGACAATTTGGATGAAATCTTGGAAGTGTCTGATGGTTTGATGGTTGCCCGTGGTGACCTAGGCGTAGAAATCCCTGCCGAAGATGTTCCATTGGCACAAAAACGTATGATTGAAAAATGTAATCGCGTTGGTAAACCGGTTATTACAGCTACTCAAATGTTGGATTCCATGCAACGCAACCCTAGACCTACTCGCGCAGAAGCAAGTGACGTAGCGAACGCTATTTTCGACGGTACAGATGCAATTATGTTGTCTGGCGAAACAGCTGCCGGTAAATATCCGGTTGATTCCGTTCTGACCATGTCCCGTATTGCTGAAAAGGCAGAATCGGCATTGGAATATCGCGAAATTTTCATTAAACAAAGTAATGCACAACAAACAACAGTTACAGAAGCAATCAGCCAATCGGTAGCCAACTCCGCTCTGGAATTGAATGCTAAGGCAATCATTACTTCTACAGAAACTGGTTATACAGCTCGTATGGTATCTAAATATCGTCCGAAAGCTCCAATTATTGCTGTAACAACTGAAGATCAAACCATGCGTCGTCTTGCTTTGAATTGGGGCGTTACTCCTGTGAAGGGCAATGTTGCTACTTCTACAGATGAAATGTTCGACAAAGCAATGAAGGGCGGTCTTGATTCCGGTATCGTTAAAGAAGGAGATCTTGTTGTAATTACAGCGGGAATTCCATTGGGACGTTCTGGATCAACTAACTTGATCAAAATTGGCCAAGTACGCAAATAATTAATTCGAGCTTGAAATAAATAATAGTCGGCAACGACAATTCAGAAAAAGCAATGGGGCATCCGGTAACGGGATCCATTGCTTTTTTTGCAAAATAAATATACATACCGCTGGAAAGGAGCTGGTATCTTCATGTTTGTTAGTGAGTTGACGATTCTGCCCAAATATTCTGAATTTGATATGATGGGAATTATTTATCATGCGCATTATCTAGGTTGGTTCGAGATGGGGCGCACGAAATTGTGTCAGGACCTTGGTTTTAATTATTTTGATATGGAGCAATCGGGTTATATTTCCCCTGTTCATGAAATGAAGGTAGAGTACAAACGGGGAATTACCTATGGAGATCAGGTGCTGCTCAGAACGTGGATCAAGGAGAACGGCGGCGTCAAAACGGTTTATGGTTATCAAGTGTTGGATGGAGAAGGGGTACTTCGAGTAGAAGGTTCGTCATCACACTATGTGGTGCGAAGAGAGGATTTCAAACCAGTTCAATTCAAAAAGGTATTCCCTGAATGGTATGCTGCTTTCGAAAAGGCTAGTAAATTTTGATTATACGGCTTTGAAGCGTTAAAATACTCCTATAAGTGTAGAATAGCAGCAACTATAAAGGAGTTATCATATGCGTAGATGGATGTTTTTACTTGTTATTATAATCACTACCTGTGAGTTCTGGGTTTATGTAGAGGTAGGAGAACGGTTTGGAGTTGGAAAGACAATATTCCTCTCATTAGCCACCTCGGTCATTGGTGGATTAATGATGCAATTTGAAGGACGTAAAGTGCTTGGAGATGCTAGAGCCCAAGTAAATGGAGGACAAATTCCAGGCAGAACCATGCTGGATGGGATATGTATCTTTATTGGTGGTATCTTACTGCTTATTCCAGGATTCGTTACCGATATCATTGGATTTACGTTGGTATTTCCGTTAACTCGACCGTTATATCGGAAGCCGCTTTTGAAATGGATCAGTAAAAAAATGAAGGATGGATCCATTACGTACTTCCGTCGTTAAATACGTTGATAACTTTTGTGAGCCCCGCTAGCTTTCTAAGTATGTGGGGCTTTTTTTACACTACACGTTTATCGTAACCGGCCATTAATAATATAATTCCGTAGATCACGAAGCACTCCTGCACGGATAAAAGCACCGATGACAACTAAGGACACGGGGCCGATGATGAGTCCGAGTACGCCGAATAACTTCATTCCGACGAACATGCTAATCAAGGTAGGTAGAGGGTCGAGTCCAACGCTACTTGCAAGAATCTTTGGTTCAATCAACTGTCTGGCAACAAGAATGATGCCATATAGAATGGACAGTCCGATACCTAGATGTAAATCTCCCGTTATATATGCGTAGAGTAACCAAGGAATCATTATCGTACCTACACCAAGGTAAGGCAGTAAATCAACCACTCCGATCAGAAGGGCGTAAGTGAAAGCTGACTCGACGTTAAGTATTATTAGAGTAATGAATACGATCAAGGCTGTAATGGAGATCATAATAAACTGTGCGCGAATATATCCGAAGAAGGCCTTTTGTAGATCTCGCCATACTTCCCCTGAGGCTTTGCGGAACGGACCAGGAATAAGGTTTCTTAACCGTGTCATGTTTCTATCCCAATTGTTACTGATAAGAAATGTAGCGAGAAGAATGACACTTAGAATGATCCCCAAGCCTGGCAATGAAGTGATCAAATTAATTATTCCGCTTAACAAAGCGGAAATGATATGTGAGACGACAGAACTTATGGAGGCGGCTGTGTTGTCAATATTTTTATTGATGGTATTGCTGTAACCTGGATTATTAGCAACGAAAGTGTTGATCTCACGAATGAGA is part of the Paenibacillus segetis genome and encodes:
- a CDS encoding phosphatidylglycerophosphatase A family protein, with product MSFEIAEAQLLRRGVKLEDIADIVYSLQIVYNSELTMEQCLDSVKAVLQKREVQYTLFTGIALDELAEKKLLPEPLQAIMEADEPLYGVDETMALGITSVFGMIGLTSFGYLDKVKPEIIGKLNEKGAQIHVFLDDLVAGLAAASSARIAHKSPKANHYQSPKLP
- a CDS encoding acetyl-CoA carboxylase carboxyltransferase subunit alpha; protein product: MAGELPFESPLVKLREKIQELEQFGSEKGIDFGEEIARLEERYLQLEDEIYSNISPSQKMHLARQHQRPTSLDLINLIFGDFIELHGDRVFGDDKAIVGGLAKLDDMPVTVIGQQRGKDTKDNIARFFGSAHPEGFRKALRLMQQADKFGRPIITFIDTKGAYPGITAEERGQSEAIARNLRDMAMLRVPVICVVIGEGGSGGALALAVGNRVLMLENAIYSAISPNGAASILWKDASKADQAAEAMKITAQDLLEMEVIEGIIPEPRGGAHKDYETTASEIKNSLVQHLADLVNMNPDELVEDRYRKFRKIGQFAESGKVVGHKKEDNEELTIIDSPLVGKE
- the accD gene encoding acetyl-CoA carboxylase, carboxyltransferase subunit beta, whose product is MFKDLFQKKRKYATIPSERLGSDDSSQSLDRPKREVPEGLMNKCSSCGSIQYSKELEKNLKVCPSCGYHMRLNAMDRIRFTIDEGTFIEYDEDMVSVDPLTFPGYANKLEQQTLKSGLREAVITGQGSIGGFQAVVAIMSFDFFTGSMGSVVGEKITRAIEAAIEKSLPLIIFSTSGGARMQESILSLMQMAKTSAALARLNEAGGLYISVITDPTTGGVSASFAMLGDIIIAEPGAVFGFAGRIVIEQTIRQKLPDDFQTAEFNLEHGQLDLVVHRKEMKAMLTKLLDLHGGKGGV
- a CDS encoding glutamate decarboxylase is translated as MWTVIYIAPTAKITDMIKMKLSEEGFLVQTRPVNLSKQQFEILVPSGELEEVQEVLNSILHP
- a CDS encoding YtrH family sporulation protein encodes the protein MSTFLTKAVMDFFIAFGIVLGGALVGGIGAVVSLQPPTQSMLDVADRIKIWALAAAVGGTIDPMRVIESNFFDGNLSPAIKQILYLLFAFLGAHMGSELVRWMCGGSRG
- a CDS encoding DNA polymerase III subunit alpha; this translates as MDSFVHLHVHSEYSLLDGAARLEDLVQKAAGLGMKALALTDHGVMYGAVPFYKLCIANGIKPIIGCEMYFTSGSRKERGSRKDQPIHHLILLAKDEVGYRNLMRLCSIGHLEGFHYKPRIDWDVLERHSEGLICLSACLGGEVPQHLLHGRYEEAKKAAGRYQKVFGDDFYLELQDHSIPEQKRVNPGLIDLARELGISLVATNDVHYLGREDAEVQDVLICIGTGKTVDDEERFKMTTNQLYLKTGAEIAALFPHVPEAITNSALIADKCNLELEFGRHILPAYSPIPAEMTAETYLASLCEKGLYNRYGHLDSWTDPEEQSRLKQRLHYELEVIRNMGFSDYFLIVWDFIAYAHRNGITTGPGRGSSAGSIVAYVLNITDVDPMKYALLFERFLNPERITMPDIDIDFNDERRDEVISYVADKYGAEHVAQIITFGTMAARAAVRDVGRALNVPFGEVDKVAKLIPGNLGMTIERALKESPDLKALYDGQTRITALLDMAMKVEGMPRHASTHAAGVVISRDPLTDAVPLQAGSEGAALTQYSMENLESIGLLKMDFLGLRTLSIIERCMAWISEEQGVTPDFQLTLDNDELTYDMLGRGETTGVFQLESAGCRRVLRDLKPSKFEDIISVVALYRPGPMEFIPKFIAGKHGEVTVEYPHPDLQPILKDTYGIIVYQEQIMQIASRMAGFSLGEADLLRRAVSKKKREVLDEQRSHFVAGSKLQGYTEDEANVVYDMIVKFANYGFPRAHAAAYGVLAFQTAYLKAHFPVHFMASMLTAVMGSHRKVAEYILECRRMGIKVMPPDVNESGVLFTPQVQLTEAPAAAIDAVQKSLVTDVDSTGITNGVIRFGLAAIKNVGTQAMDSILRERKERPFDSLLDFCRRVDLRTCNKRVIESLIQAGAFDSLPGHRAQLLAMLDETVDAAMKWRKERDDLQIQLFDFVETPNWEIQYPNIPVFSISQQLDLERELLGLYLSGHPLDDYDDLLEKEGIDRLMELTEAPDESRKIVAGMVVSIKTIMTKQGKAMAFMELEDQVERCEVVLFPEVWRRCSGLIIKGALLALRATVQQQDEGFKLLADDVALLDAQNLEALQRAAAARGSSRGRESAKPKKVGSSASTDNNAVTPVSAAPGGHSPSKTIDSDRGDAEDMVRNAERPAKEGHVRKSQPQAQRVFIKIATVKENAILLEQLKELLELHHGPVETVLFYESTGKLLALNERYSIKPSPDLFHQMEEMLGPDTVKVK
- a CDS encoding DRTGG domain-containing protein, which gives rise to MEGHEESVTKHEQLLQHIEGLKIGTKISVRKLAKSLGVSEGTAYRAVKEAENLGIVITKERIGTVRVEKKPRNISDQLSFGDVVEIVEGHVLGGAEGLDKTLHKYVIGAMKIDAMARYIDAGSLLIVGNRENTHSLALEQGAGVLITGGFGTSREVKALADRLSLPIISSRHDTFTVASMINRALFDRLIKKKIILVEDIVATKPRVNMLKVTSNISDYDQLSLETGQQHFPVVDEWNRVIGIISRKDVEELSGDQSIEKCLTRHPITVGLQTSLASAAQIMVWEGIDFLPVVDRNRKLVSSVTRREVLQAMRDARNQPQLGETFEHLMWNGFAEERDEQGKLFFHGMVTPQMSSDLGTISHGVLTSLMTQAGLRAAKDIGGGDYVVDNLTNFFIRPVQIENPIVITPFMLEISRRACKLEIVMTHQDHIVTKAVMTLQSIDHA
- a CDS encoding YtpI family protein → MIQGIQYVLYVGLIISSVCSLVFSFRSRRSSDGTLRGLYNAKMNISMGAMLIILALIQMFLFTGSSLRVVIGALFMVLGAFNIFAGIRNHSNFSRRKAG